The following coding sequences lie in one Rutidosis leptorrhynchoides isolate AG116_Rl617_1_P2 chromosome 4, CSIRO_AGI_Rlap_v1, whole genome shotgun sequence genomic window:
- the LOC139842530 gene encoding uncharacterized protein, with protein MESKLLCIGAITARSPSVSTRLKILSIETLSRQNLDKGLPFLDVIASDEQGDRISLILKNAHKKKYEELLHEQNIYVVQNVGTLKLNSQMSKLNHWTHDCKLIFINKTTIVPVPSTQWTGSNGFKFIPFLELINCQLPEKHTADVIGRVNFYDREPKSYGSGSEDKSKYINLELKDLDGSIVSCTLFAKYMVDFLAYMKTVADTQCVILVIQFGRTQKYQRQLTVGTDWTHTRVFIDSDIPVMNEFRKRYMELHKDNDSESSLAPSFTPSLTPKGKTLEEFFEHVICVGCGDLSINIAGIFVVEAEIIAIEPDESWSYIADDVA; from the exons ATGGAATCGAAATTGCTGTGCATAGGTGCAATCACTGCTAGGAGTCCATCTGTTTCCACGCGTTTGAAGATACTCAGTATTGAAACATTGTCAAGACAAAATCTTGACAAGGGCTTGCCTTTTCTTGATGTTATAGCATCTGATGAGCAG GGTGATCGCATTAGTCTTATTCTGAAAAATGCTCATAAGAAAAAATATGAGGAACTATTGCACGAGCAAAATATATATGTGGTTCAAAATGTTGGAACATTAAAGCTAAACAGCCAGATGTCCAAACTTAATCACTGGACACACGATTGCAAACTCATTTTTATAAACAAAACCACAATTGTGCCAGTTCCTTCCACGCAATGGACTGGAAGTAATGGTTTCAAATTCATTCCATTTCTGGAACTAATCAACTGTCAACTACCAGAAAAACACACTGCAG ATGTGATCGGTAGAGTGAATTTCTATGACCGGGAACCAAAGTCCTATGGTAGTGGCAGTGAAGATAAGTCTAAATACATCAACCTGGAGCTAAAGGATTTAGA CGGCTCAATTGTCTCATGCACCCTATTTGCCAAATATATGGTAGACTTTTTGGCATACATGAAAACTGTTGCAGATACTCAATGTGTCATCTTGGTCATTCAATTTGGTCGCACACAGAAATACCAAC GTCAGCTTACTGTGGGTACAGACTGGACTCATACGAGAGTATTTATAGATAGCGACATACCTGTTATGAATGAATTCAGGAAAAG GTACATGGAGTTACACAAAGATAATGATTCTGAGTCATCATTGGCGCCATCATTTACACCTTCGTTGACACCAAAAGGGAAAACATTGGAAGAGTTTTTTGAGCACGTTATTTGTGTTGGATGTGGTGATTTGTCAATAAATATT GCGGGTATTTTTGTTGTTGAAGCAGAGATTATTGCCATTGAACCGGACGAATCGTGGTCATACAttgctgatgatgtagcgtga